The window AGCTTGCACTCGCCCAGGTGCTGCGGCGCGAGCAGCACCGGCAGGCCCGCTTTTCGGGCGCGGAGGCCGTAATCTCCGTCGGCGAAGAAATGGGTGTACGCCGGATCGAGTCCGCCGATGATTTCGTCGGCCGCGTGGGGCACGAGCACGATGTTGCCGTTGATGCTGTCGCACATCTGCGGCAATCCGGCAGGGGAAATCACGCGGACATTGTGCCAGCTTTGCCGCCGCATGCCGCCGGTGACGGTCGCCTTCGTGTCGGGATCGCGCGTGGCTCCGACGACGATCGTGCGAGGATCGCCCGAATCGCGTTGGACCTGGACGAGCGTCTCAATGGCGCCGGGCTGAAGTTCGACGTCGTCATTGAGCCAGAGATAGTAGTCTGACGGACAAGCCGCGTCCCACGCCAACCGCGTGCCGCCGCACCAGTACAAGTTGCCGTCTCCCTGCAAAACGGTCGCCGCGGGGAACTCGTTCCGCACCGCGTCGCCCGTGCCATCGGTGCTGCCGTCGTCGGTCAGGTAGATCCGCAGCTCATGCCCCGCGGGGACGGCTTGCTCGGCCAAGGCGCGCAGACACCGCAGCGTCGTCTCGCGGCGGTTGAAGCAGGT of the Pirellulales bacterium genome contains:
- a CDS encoding glycosyltransferase family 2 protein, which translates into the protein MSISAEPVPADVPCDRDVQTIAVLLTCFNRRETTLRCLRALAEQAVPAGHELRIYLTDDGSTDGTGDAVRNEFPAATVLQGDGNLYWCGGTRLAWDAACPSDYYLWLNDDVELQPGAIETLVQVQRDSGDPRTIVVGATRDPDTKATVTGGMRRQSWHNVRVISPAGLPQMCDSINGNIVLVPHAADEIIGGLDPAYTHFFADGDYGLRARKAGLPVLLAPQHLGECKLNPVANTSFDANLSFRRRWQKLLGPKGYRPPRQWWAFVRAHAPRPKVLYWATPYALFLVESLFGGRVRLRRHVRRPNDAFVPKN